The following proteins are encoded in a genomic region of Rattus rattus isolate New Zealand chromosome 2, Rrattus_CSIRO_v1, whole genome shotgun sequence:
- the LOC116894418 gene encoding keratin-associated protein 19-3-like, translating to MSYYGGYYGGLGYGYGGFGGLGCSYGCGCSSIRRLGYGCGYGGFGYGSGFGGYGYGSGCGGYGYGCCRPSCYGRYGFSSFY from the coding sequence ATGAGCTACTACGGCGGCTACTACGGAGGTCTGGGCTATGGCTATGGTGGCTTCGGAGGCTTGGGCTGCAGCTATGGCTGTGGGTGTAGCAGCATCCGCAGACTGGGCTACGGCTGTGGGTATGGAGGCTTTGGATATGGCTCTGGCTTCGGAGGCTACGGATATGGGTCTGGCTGTGGCGGCTACGGATATGGCTGCTGCCGCCCCTCATGCTATGGAAGATACGGGTTCTCCAGCTTctattga